The following proteins are co-located in the Nonlabens ponticola genome:
- the panD gene encoding aspartate 1-decarboxylase, whose product MLITVVKSKIHRVKVTGADLNYVGSITIDEDLMDGANIVEGEKVQIVNNNNGARLETYAIPGPRGSGEITLNGAAARLVAVGDVLILICYAQMTMEEARDFKPSLLFPNEDDNTLT is encoded by the coding sequence ATGTTAATTACCGTAGTCAAATCCAAGATTCACCGTGTAAAGGTGACTGGCGCAGATCTTAATTATGTAGGATCCATTACCATCGATGAAGATCTCATGGATGGTGCAAATATTGTAGAAGGCGAGAAAGTACAAATCGTCAACAATAACAATGGCGCACGACTGGAAACCTATGCAATTCCTGGACCTCGCGGTAGTGGTGAGATCACACTCAACGGTGCAGCTGCACGACTTGTGGCTGTTGGCGATGTGCTTATACTTATATGTTATGCACAAATGACGATGGAAGAAGCTCGCGACTTCAAACCTAGCCTGCTGTTCCCTAACGAGGACGACAACACACTTACCTAA
- the panC gene encoding pantoate--beta-alanine ligase, translated as MGFILPNLMVFDAHKKLTHFLSQEFYSSKSVGFVPTMGALHDGHIALMQQAQKDNDILVVSIFVNPTQFDNSKDLDKYPRNLDQDIQLIKDKLDESRVIIYAPAIQDVYGEKTIAKTYKYDGLEHEMEGANRPGHFDGVGTILSFLFDVIQPDRAYFGEKDYQQLQIVKKLVEQSNRNIEIIGCPIHREKSGLAMSSRNGRLTPQGWEAASMLHRLLKDAKSKFANHSIEQIHQFVREEIKRDDRVKLEYFTIANESDLKPTQLKKPDVRYRAFIVAHIDGVRLIDNMSMHKDA; from the coding sequence GTGGGCTTTATACTACCCAATCTCATGGTTTTTGACGCGCATAAAAAACTGACGCATTTCCTCAGTCAAGAGTTTTATTCTAGTAAATCAGTAGGTTTTGTGCCAACCATGGGTGCTTTACATGATGGACATATTGCGTTGATGCAACAGGCGCAGAAAGACAATGATATTCTAGTAGTTTCCATTTTTGTGAATCCTACTCAGTTTGATAATTCTAAAGATCTAGATAAATACCCTCGTAATCTCGATCAAGACATTCAACTTATCAAAGACAAATTAGATGAGTCACGGGTCATCATCTATGCGCCAGCCATACAGGATGTTTACGGAGAGAAAACAATCGCAAAAACTTATAAGTACGACGGCCTAGAACATGAGATGGAAGGCGCTAATAGGCCAGGACACTTTGACGGCGTGGGAACCATTTTGAGCTTTTTGTTTGATGTGATTCAACCAGATCGCGCTTACTTTGGTGAGAAAGATTACCAGCAATTGCAAATTGTCAAGAAACTTGTGGAACAATCAAACCGTAATATTGAGATCATAGGTTGTCCCATCCATCGCGAGAAAAGCGGTCTTGCCATGAGTTCCCGCAACGGCAGACTCACACCACAAGGCTGGGAAGCTGCTTCTATGTTACACAGATTGCTCAAGGATGCAAAAAGCAAATTTGCCAACCATAGTATTGAGCAAATACATCAGTTTGTTAGAGAAGAAATTAAAAGGGATGATCGTGTCAAACTAGAGTACTTTACCATCGCCAATGAGAGTGACTTAAAACCTACTCAATTAAAGAAACCAGATGTACGCTACCGCGCATTTATCGTGGCTCATATCGATGGTGTGCGCCTTATCGACAATATGTCCATGCACAAGGATGCATAA
- a CDS encoding glycogen/starch synthase → MKEKRVLYVSSEVIPYLPETETSSMSYFAPKMVNDRGGQIRIFMPRFGNINERRHQLHEVIRLSGMNMVINDLDMPLIIKVASIPKERMQVYFIDNEDYFKRKATLTDKNGELFDDNDERAIFFAKGVIETVKKLNWAPDIIHVHGWLASLLPLYLRNYYGTDPLFEDSKIVTSIYNQSFDGSLDEEMYEKLQFDALDDAVINDLKEPTYLNLMKSAVSNSDGIIKGSEDLDGELNDFIEKQDKPTLDYQSPEDFADAYEQFYLHDILNETEEE, encoded by the coding sequence ATGAAGGAAAAAAGAGTCCTGTACGTATCCTCTGAAGTTATCCCTTACCTACCCGAAACCGAAACATCTTCCATGTCTTACTTTGCTCCCAAAATGGTCAATGACCGTGGTGGGCAGATAAGAATTTTCATGCCTAGATTTGGTAACATCAATGAGCGCAGACACCAGCTGCACGAGGTGATTCGTTTAAGTGGTATGAATATGGTTATCAATGATCTTGATATGCCATTGATCATCAAGGTAGCTTCTATTCCTAAAGAGCGTATGCAGGTTTACTTCATCGATAATGAAGATTACTTTAAAAGAAAAGCGACGTTGACTGACAAGAATGGTGAGCTATTTGACGATAATGATGAGCGCGCTATATTTTTTGCCAAAGGCGTAATCGAGACCGTCAAGAAATTAAATTGGGCACCAGACATTATTCATGTCCATGGATGGTTAGCTAGCTTACTACCACTATACCTGCGTAACTACTATGGTACAGACCCATTATTTGAAGACAGCAAAATAGTTACCTCTATTTATAATCAATCCTTTGATGGATCGTTAGATGAAGAGATGTATGAGAAACTCCAATTTGACGCGTTAGACGATGCGGTGATCAATGACCTGAAAGAGCCTACCTATTTAAACCTTATGAAAAGTGCGGTGTCAAATAGTGACGGTATCATCAAGGGCAGTGAGGATCTGGATGGTGAATTGAATGATTTTATAGAAAAACAAGATAAGCCTACATTGGATTATCAATCACCAGAAGATTTTGCTGACGCCTACGAGCAGTTTTACCTACACGACATTCTTAACGAAACAGAGGAAGAGTAG